The Solicola gregarius DNA window GACGAGGCCGTCGTAGAGGCCTTCGACGACTGATTTGCGTCGAGCCGCGTAGCGAGCGGGGACGCCCAGCTCTCGAACCGTTTGTGATCGGGGACGCCCAGCTCTCGAACCGTTTGCGATCGGGGACGCCCAGATTGCTACCTAGCGATGCCGGGCGTCCCCGATCGTAACGCGGGCCGCCGGTAGGCTCGGCCGGGTGAGGACACTCACCGTCGACGACAACGCATTCGCGTCGAAGCCCGACCTTCGGACGGCCGGCCGGGAGCCGTCGCATGCTCGCATCGAGCAGTGGCTCGCGGGCATGATCGCCGACGGCGCGCTGTCGACCGGCGACAAGCTTCCGCCCGAAGGCGAGCTCGCCGCCGCGGTGGGCGTCAGCAGGATGACGCTGCGCCAGTCGCTTGCGGCACTCGAGCAACGCGAGCTGCTGGAGCGCCGTCGCGGTCGCGGCGGCGGCACGTTCGTCGCCCGACCGCGGATCGAGTGCGATCTCACCGGCCTGCCGGGCTTCACCGAGCAGATGCGCCGAGCACACGTACGAGCGGGCGCCCGGATGGTGACGGCGCGGGCGCGCCCGGCGCCGCCGGAGGTGTCGGCTGCGCTCAAGCTGCCGGCCGCATCCGAGGTCTACGAGATCGTCCGCGTCCGGCTGGCCGACCGAGAGCCCCTCGCCCTCGAGGAGACGTACCTGTCCGCCGAGGCGTTTCCCGGCCTGCTGGAGCGTCGCCTGACCGGGTCGCTCTACTCGCTGATGCGCCGCGCGTACCGCCTCGCGCCACACTCCGCCCGCGAATGGCTCGAGCCCGTCGTGGCAACCGACGAGCAGGCCCGGCTGCTCGAGGCAGCTACCGGCGCACCCCTGATGCTGGTCACCCGAACCGCGTATACGGAGTCCGGGATGCCGGTCGAGTTCGCGTACGATCGCTATCGCGCCGATCGCACCAGGATCGCCCTACGCACGAGCATCGCCGGCCCGGCGGCCGTCGAACCGTTTCGGGTCGAGATTCGCCGCTGAGACAACCTCCTGGCGGGCAACTGCGTCGATCATGGTGGGTATATGTCTATGACGCTCGTGGTCATGTCTCGGAAGGCCCGGCGGTCGGCCCCGCTCCGTCCGCGTCCACGTCCGTATCGACGAATCGATGTGAGAAGTGTCCAAACCTACGTTGGCGAACATGATCGAGTTCCATCGTGCCCGCCTGATGGCGATCGACAACTGGAGCACCGTGCAGGGTGCGATGGCCGCGCAGGGTGACTCCGTCTCGGCGATCGCCCACGCACTCGGTGTCAGCCACCTCGGCGCGCACTCGGTGATCGCGATGGCCAACGGGCCGCTGCCGTCGCGCCGCCATGTGGAGTCACAGCTCAACTCGCTCGACCAGCTCCGTCGCATCGTCGACGGAACCTGAGTCACCGGCGAGGTACGCCGGCGAGTCGAGCAAGCGGGGAGCAAGTTCATCGACAATGGGGACGCCGGCGGATTTCAGCATGCCCCGGTCGTGGGTGCCGGCGACCGCGATGCAGCGCATCCCGGCCGCCCGGGCAGCACCGATGCCCGCGAGTGAGTCCTCGAACACGACGGTCCTCGCTGGGCGTACGCCCACGGCCGCCGCGGCGAGCAACATGCCCGCGGGATCCGGCTTGCCGGCGCGTACGTCCTCCGCGGCGACGATGGCGGTGAACGCGTCCGCGATCCCGGCGCGTGCGAGCACGTGCTCGACGTCGCGGCGTTGAGCGCCGGTCACGATCGCCAACGGCACAAGGCGATCCGCTAACGCTCGGACAAGCGCTACGGTCGGTTCGCGGACGGGCGACGACTCGGCCGTACGGGCGCGGTAGTGATCGCCACGGAGCGCGAGCAGCCGTTCGACCAGCGCGTCGGCGCCGGTACGCCGGTGCGCGTGGACGACCGTCTCCACGATCTCGCGATCGCTGCGGCCCGCGAGCCGCCCGTAGTAGTCGGCATGCGTCAGCCGCACGCCGAGGTGCCGCTCGAACAGCCGGGTGAAGATCTCGAACAGGATCGGCTCGTCGTCGCACAGTGTCCCGTTGAAGTCGAAGATCACCGCGCGTTCGTCGTTCACCATTAGGAGTCTAGACCTTTTGGCCTTCGTCGGCTAACCTGCCGGAATGGTCGAGACACGGGACCCGACGATCGCCTCCCTCGATGCCATCTCGATGCTGGCCGGGCCGCGCACCGTCGAGGAACTCTCCGGCGGCCTGACCAACCGCAACCTCAAGGTGACGACCCCCACCGGAACGTACGTCGTCCGCTGCAGCAGAAGTGACACCGCGCTGCTCGGCATCGACCGCGACGCGGAGCACGCCAACTCGCGCTCCGCCGAGCTCGCCGGGGTGGGCGCACCGGTGCTCGACTATCGGCCGGATCTCGGCATGCTCGTGATCGGCTACATCGACGGCATCACGTACGACAACGCGAGCTTCCAACGCACCGGCATCGTCGCCCGCGCCGCCGCTGCCTGCCGCACGCTGCACTCGGGCCCCGCGTTCGTCGCCGAGTTCAACATGTTCGACCGGCAGGCGCGCTACCTGGCCATCGTGCGCGAGCGGGGCTTTCCGCTTCCGCCGGGGTACGAGGAGTTCAACGAGAGGTTCGCGCGGATGCGCACCGCTCTCGACGTACGCCCCGATCCCCTGGTGCCGTGCAACAACGACCTGCTCGCCGGCAACTTCGTCGACGACGGCGACAAGCTGTGGCTGATCGACTACGAGTACTCCGGCAACAACGACGCCTGCTTCGAGCTCGGCAACATCGGCACCGAGTGCGACCTGGACACGGACCAGCTCGACGAGCTCGTCACGGAGTACTACGGCCGCCCGCTGCGGGGCAAGTTCGCCCGCACGCGGCTGCAGGCGATCGCCTCGCAGTACGGCTGGTCGCTGTGGGGCGCGATCCAGGATGCGACGAGCCCGCTCGACTTCGACTTCCACGCCTGGAGCATGGAGCGGTACGAGCGGGCGGCCGCGGCGTTCTCGTCCAACACGTTCGGCATCCTTCTCGAGGAGGCGCAACGAGTTGACTAGGTCGTGTCTCTCGACCCGGCGTCGATCTGGGAGCGGGTCTCCGCGCCCGATCCGGCAAGGCGCGGGAGCGAGATTGGAGTCGGTTCTCCCATGAGTGACCGCAACGAAGCCGGTCGGGATGCGGAGGCACGCGAGCCGGCGACGGGTCGGGAGACGCGGCCTGAACTACCCGCGCGGGCGCGCGTGGTGATCATCGGTGGCGGTGTGATCGGTACCAGCGTCGCGTACCACCTGACCAAGCTCGGCTGGACCGATGTCGTGCTGCTCGAGCAGGGTGAGCTGTCGTGCGGTACGACCTGGCACGCCGCCGGTCTCGTCGGCCAGCTGCGCGCGTCGGAGAGTGGCACCCGGCTCGTGCAGTACTCGACCCAGCTGTACGCCGAGCTCGAGGACGAGGTCGGGCTCAGCGCCGGCTACCAGCGCTGTGGCGGCGTCACCGTTGCGCGGACGCCCGATCGGATGATGCAGCTGCGTCGTACGGCGGCGACCGCCGAGGCGTACGGGCTCGAGTGCGAGCTACTCACACCGGCGCAGACGCAGGACCGCTACCCCGCCATGCAGGTCGACGATCTCGTCGGCGGTATCTGGCTGCCCGGCGACGGTAAGGCCAACCCGACCGACCTGACGATGGCACTGGCCAAGGGCGCCCGCATGCGTGGCGCGACGATCGTCGAGCGCGTACGCGTGACGGGCATCGGCGTCGAGGATGCAGCGGTGACATCGGTCCGTACCGACCGTGGCGACCTCGAGGCGGAGATCGTCGTCAACTGTGCCGGCCAGTGGGCCAAGCAGCTCGCCGATGCCGTTGGCGTCACCGTGCCGCTGCACTCGGCAGAGCACTTCTACGTCGTGACCGACCAGCTCGACGGCGTCCATCCGGATCTCCCCATCCTGCGCGACCCGGACGGCTACACCTACTTCAAGGAGGAGGTCGGCGGACTGGTCGTGGGCGGCTTCGAACCGAACGCCAAACCCTGGCGTTCGCCGGACGACCTGCCGTACCCGTTCGAGTTCCAGCTGCTCGACGAGGACTGGGAGCACTTCTCGATCCTGATGCACAGCGCCGTGGAGCGCATCCCGGCCCTCGCCGACGCCGGCATCCGCAAGTTCTACAACGGACCCGAGAGCTTCACGCCGGACAACCAGTTCATCCTCGGTGAGGCGCCGACCCTGCGAAACTACTTCGTCGGTGCCGGTTTCAACTCGGTCGGCATCGCCTCCGCCGGGGGCGCCGGCCGTGCCTTGGCCGAGTGGATCGTCGCGGGCCAACCGACGATGGACCTGCTCGCGGTCGACATCCGGCGCTTCGCCCGGTTCAACGGCAACAACCGGTGGCTACGCTCGCGGGTCGCGGAGATCCTCGGGCTCCACTACGCGATCCCGTGGCCGAATCGAGAGCTCGAGACGGCACGCCCCTTTCGCCGCTCGCCTCTGCACGACCGCCTTGCCGAGCAGAACGCGTGTTTCGGCAGCCGGATGGGATGGGAGCGCCCGAACTACTTCGCACCACCGGGCGAGGATTCGGCGATCGAGTACGCGTGGGGAAAGCAGAACTGGCTGCCGTGGTCGGCCGCCGAGCAGCGTGCGACCCGCACCGCGGTGGCGGTCTTCGACCAGACGTCGTTCTCGAAGTATCTCGTCACCGGCCGAGACGCGGTCGCCGCTCTGCAGTGGATCTGCACCAACGACGTCGACGTGCCCGTCGGCCGCGCCGTCTACACAGGACTGCTGAACGAGCGCGGCACGTACGAGTCGGACCTGACCGTGACGCGCACCGGCCCCCACACGTACCTGCTGGTCAGCAGCTCGGCGACCACCGAACGCGACCAGGACTGGATCCGCAAGAACGTCCCCGCGGGTGCCGATGTGCACATCGTGGACGTCACCTCGGCGTACGCGGTGTTCGGCGTGATGGGCCCACGCTCGCGGGACGTGCTGTCCCGGCTGAGCGATGCGGACCTCGGCGACGGCGCGTTCGGGTTCGGCGACAGCCGCGAGCTGACGATCGGGAGCGCCACGGTGCGGGCGACGCGCATCACGTACGTCGGCGAGCTGGGGTGGGAGCTGTACGTTCCGGCCGAGTTCGCCGTCGGCGTGTACGAAGACCTGATGTCGGCCGGCTCCGACCTCGGCGTCGCCAACGCCGGGTACTACGCGATCGAGTCGATGAGGCTCGAGAAGGGGTACCGCGCGTTCGGCCGCGAGCTGACCCCCGACTACGGGCCGGTCGAGGCGGGGCTCACGTTCGCCTGCAAGCTCAAGACCGACATCGACTTCCTCGGCAGGGAGGCGGTCGAGAAGGCGAAGGCCGCCGGCCCCAGGCGCAGGCTGGTCTCGTTCGTCGTCTCCGATGCCGAGCCCATGCTGTGGGGCGGCGAGCTGCTGCTGCGCGACGGCGGCGCGGCGGGCATCGTCACGTCCGCCGCCTGGGCCGCGGCGACCGGTGCGTGCGTCGGGCTCGCGTATGTCTCGGCGCCGGATGGCGTGGTCGCGAACCGCGACTGGGTAGGTGGCGGCACGTACTCCGTCGACGTCGGTGGCACGACGTACCCGGTCGAGGTGTCGCTGCGGCCTCCGTACGACCCGGCGAACGAGCGGATCCGCTGAGACCTAGACCGGGTACATGCCGTTGCCCAGTAGCTCCGTCGCCGCCGCCTCGACTGCCGCGACCGCGACCGCGTGGAGGGCCGGACCGACGCTGATCCGGCGGACGCCGGCGGCGGCCAGGTCGGCGACACTCGGAGCGCCCGGCTGCAGCATCACGTTGACGGGTACGTCGAGAGCGCCGGTCAGCTCGGACAGCGCCGGCAGGTCGACCAACCCCGGCACAAACACTCCGTCCGCACCCGCATCGACGTACGCGGTGGCGCGGGCGAGCGTCTGGTCTGCGCGCTCGTCGTCCGGGAACCCGTCGACGAAGTACGTGTCGATGCGGGCATTGACGAACAGCGGTACGCCTGCGGCCGCGGCCGCCCGACGTACCGTCTCGATGCGGGCGGCCTGATCGGCAGCTGCGCGCAGCGATCCCGCATCGGAGTCCTCGATGTTGATGCCGACGACGCCGGTGTCGAGGATCGCCGCCATGTTGCGGGCGAGCGCGTCCTGACCATCGGCGTACCCCGACTCGATGTCCGCCGTCACCGGGACGTCGACCGCCGCGACTATGCGGGCAAGGAGCGTGACGACGCCGTCGACGTCGAGATCGCCACCGTCGTTCCGGCCGAGGCTCCAGGCATGCCCGGCGCTCGTCGTCGCGACGGCAGCGGCACCTGCCCGTCGTACGGCGAGCGCCGACGAGACATCCCAGGCGTTGGGGAGGACGAGCGGATGGGTCGCCCGATGCAGACGGGCGAATGCCCGGGCACGTTCTGTTCGATCGGTTTGCGGCATGGATCAATCACAGCACCAGCACACCGGGTGGGCTGGCGGTGATCGGACATCAACCCGGATCTTTTGCCCGCCGACGCCGCAGCCACGGGAAGTTGGAACCGACCACGACGCCGGCCGCGAAGATCACCAGCAGCCAGATCCAGGCCGGCATGGACACACTCCAGAACAGGAAGTCGACCTGCCCCTTGCCGGTGTTCTGGAAGACGAAGACGAGCGCGAGGACGGCGATGACGACCCCGATGACGGTCTTCGGGCGGATCCGGAGCGGCGTGCCTTGGCCTCGATCGTGCTGTTCGGTCATCGCCAGGCTCCCGTCCGTGCTACGCCAGGCGCTCACGTAGCCAGGCGATATCGGCGCCGTGTTCGTCCGCGTCACCAGGAGTCTCGCAGACCACCGGTGCCCCTGCATCCCGAACGACCCCGGCCAGCAGGTCGGGGTCGATCAGACCGGCGCCGAGATTGGCGTGCCGGTCGGCGCCGGAGTCGAACTCGTCGCGGCTGTCGTTGCAATGCACCAGGTCGATGCGGCCGGTGATCGCGCGTACGTCGTCGACAACGGTGTCCAACGGGTTGCCCCCCGCGTGCGCGTGGCAGGTGTCGAGGCAGAACCCCACCTGCTCGAAGCCCTCGGCCGCAGAGATCGCGTCCCATACCCGCGCGATCCGCTCCAGGTAGCGGGTCATGGCGTTGTCGCCGCCGGCGGTGTTCTCGATCAGCACGGGCAGCTTGATGTCGGTCGCGGCGATGGCCTTACGCCAGTTGTCGAAGCCCTTCTCGGGATCATCGGTCTTGTTGACGTGCCCACCGTGCACGATCAGTCCCTTGGCGCCGATCGAGGCGGCGGCGTCGACGTGCTGCTGGAGCAGCTTGCGGCTGGGGATCCGGATCCGGTTGTTGGTGGTGGCGACGTTGATCAGGTACGGCGCGTGGACGTAGAGATCGATCCCGGCCGCCTCCGCATCGGCCTTGAGCCCCTCCGAGCCGCCGGCGTGCGCCCACTCCGGGCCCTTGTAACCCTGCGGGTCACCGAGGAAGATCTGCACGAGGTCGGCACCTCGCGCTCTCGCCTCGGCGATCGGGTCGGTCTGGTCGACGTGGGCACCGATCGAGACGGCGTCGGAGGTGCTGCCGGCGGAGGTCATGGCACCACTGTAGGGATTGCCGCCGACGTACGCGTCGGGCGGACCGACGGGGTAGCGACCGGCCGATCGGTGCAGGTTAGCCTTACCTCATGAATTTTGCCGTACGCCGCACCGCGGCCCTCCTCGCCACCGGCCTGTTCGCGCTCGCAGGTTGCGGATCCGACTCGTCCGACGCTGACTCCGGTGGCGGCGCGACCGGCGATGCCTCTGCGTACCCGGTGACCGTGGAGACCTCGTTCGGATCGGTCGAGATCGAGGAACCGCCGGAGCGGGTCGTCACGATCGGGTTCAGCGACCAGGACTTCGCCCTCGCGCTCGGCGTCGAACCCGTCGGCGTACGGGAGTTCCTCGGGTACGACGCGCCGAACCGGCCATGGGCGCCGGTGAGCGTACGGGGCAAGGAGATCCCGACCGTCGGAGCCGAGGAGCTCGATGTCGAGGACGTCGCGGCGTTGCAGCCCGACCTGATCCTTGGACTGAACTCCTACATCGACGAGCAGACGTACGACCTGCTCGACGACATCGCGCCGACGGTTGCCGAACCCGAGACCGCCGCTCCGACGTGGCAGGACCAGACGCTGACCACCGGAAAGGCGCTCGGGCTCGAGGACGAGGCCGAGGCGCTCGTGGCGGAGACGAAGCAGAGGTTCGCGACGGTGCGCGAGGAGCATCCCGAGTTCGACGGTGCGAGTGCCGCGTTCGGATTCGGCGTCGGGTCCGGCGCGGTGTACGCGATGGGTACCGACGACTACCGCACCGGGTGGCTCACCGACCTCGGCTTCGAGCTGCCCGATAAGAGTGGCGAGCTGAGCGAGGAGAAGCTGGAACCGCTCGACCAGGACGTTCTCGCGATCGAAGCCGCCAACCAGGATCTCACCGGCAGCGAGCTGTTCCAGAGCCTCGACGTCGTCGAGTCGAACCGCACCGTCGACCTCGGTCAGTTCTCCGACGACTTCGCGGGCGCGCTCGGCTTCAACAGTCCGCTGAGCCTGCCGTACGTACTCGAGGTGGCGGTGCCGCGGCTGGCGGCGGCGACCGACGACGACCCGTCGACCAAGCCCGCGCCATACCCGAAGGACTAGTCCCGCTGACGAGAGAATCCCGGCCCTCCGAGGAGAGGATTCTGGCCGCCGGAGCGGGCCAGAAGTCTCTCGTCGAGGGGCCGGGAATCTCTCGTCAGCGTTGGGTCAGCTGGCCGCGGCGACATCGAGGGCCAGCTTGGCCGACACCTCGTCGTGGATCGAGACCGTGACCGTATGGCCACCGATCGACTTGATCGCGTTGCCGACCTCGATGCGACGCTTGTCGACGTCGATGCCGGTCTGGTCCTTGAGCGCGGCGGCGATCTCGGAGACCGTCACCGAGCCGAACAGCCGGCCGCCCTCGCCGACCCGCTCGCGGAGCTTAAGCGTGACGCCCTCGATCTGCGCCCGGATCTCCTCGGCATGGGCGACATCGCGGACCTCGCGGACCGTGCGTGCCTTCTTGATCGAGTCGATCTGCTTCTCGGCGCCGCGGGTCCAGCGCAGCGCGTACCCGCGCGGCATCAGGAAGTTGCGACCGTAACCGTCCTTGACCTCGACGACATCGCCGGGTGCGCCGAGGTTCGCGACCTCGTGGGTGAGGATGAGCTTCATCGTTATCTCCTCTGCGCTCAGCGGGTGGTCGAGGTGTACGGCAGCAGCGCCATCTCGCGGGCGTTCTTGATCGCGGTGGCGATCTTGCGCTGCTCCTGGACGGACACGCCGGTCACGCGACGGGCGCGGATCTTGCCCCGGTCGGAGATGAACTTGCGCAGCAGCGCGGTGTCCTTGTAATCGATATAGGTCACGCCCGCCGTGAGCAGAGGATTCTGCTTCTTCTTCGGCTTGCGGATGACTGGCTTAGCCATTGTGGTGCTCCTCGTTACTGAGCCCGGCCTTCGTG harbors:
- a CDS encoding GntR family transcriptional regulator, which gives rise to MRTLTVDDNAFASKPDLRTAGREPSHARIEQWLAGMIADGALSTGDKLPPEGELAAAVGVSRMTLRQSLAALEQRELLERRRGRGGGTFVARPRIECDLTGLPGFTEQMRRAHVRAGARMVTARARPAPPEVSAALKLPAASEVYEIVRVRLADREPLALEETYLSAEAFPGLLERRLTGSLYSLMRRAYRLAPHSAREWLEPVVATDEQARLLEAATGAPLMLVTRTAYTESGMPVEFAYDRYRADRTRIALRTSIAGPAAVEPFRVEIRR
- a CDS encoding HAD family hydrolase, which produces MNDERAVIFDFNGTLCDDEPILFEIFTRLFERHLGVRLTHADYYGRLAGRSDREIVETVVHAHRRTGADALVERLLALRGDHYRARTAESSPVREPTVALVRALADRLVPLAIVTGAQRRDVEHVLARAGIADAFTAIVAAEDVRAGKPDPAGMLLAAAAVGVRPARTVVFEDSLAGIGAARAAGMRCIAVAGTHDRGMLKSAGVPIVDELAPRLLDSPAYLAGDSGSVDDATELVERVEL
- a CDS encoding phosphotransferase, with the translated sequence MVETRDPTIASLDAISMLAGPRTVEELSGGLTNRNLKVTTPTGTYVVRCSRSDTALLGIDRDAEHANSRSAELAGVGAPVLDYRPDLGMLVIGYIDGITYDNASFQRTGIVARAAAACRTLHSGPAFVAEFNMFDRQARYLAIVRERGFPLPPGYEEFNERFARMRTALDVRPDPLVPCNNDLLAGNFVDDGDKLWLIDYEYSGNNDACFELGNIGTECDLDTDQLDELVTEYYGRPLRGKFARTRLQAIASQYGWSLWGAIQDATSPLDFDFHAWSMERYERAAAAFSSNTFGILLEEAQRVD
- a CDS encoding GcvT family protein; amino-acid sequence: MSDRNEAGRDAEAREPATGRETRPELPARARVVIIGGGVIGTSVAYHLTKLGWTDVVLLEQGELSCGTTWHAAGLVGQLRASESGTRLVQYSTQLYAELEDEVGLSAGYQRCGGVTVARTPDRMMQLRRTAATAEAYGLECELLTPAQTQDRYPAMQVDDLVGGIWLPGDGKANPTDLTMALAKGARMRGATIVERVRVTGIGVEDAAVTSVRTDRGDLEAEIVVNCAGQWAKQLADAVGVTVPLHSAEHFYVVTDQLDGVHPDLPILRDPDGYTYFKEEVGGLVVGGFEPNAKPWRSPDDLPYPFEFQLLDEDWEHFSILMHSAVERIPALADAGIRKFYNGPESFTPDNQFILGEAPTLRNYFVGAGFNSVGIASAGGAGRALAEWIVAGQPTMDLLAVDIRRFARFNGNNRWLRSRVAEILGLHYAIPWPNRELETARPFRRSPLHDRLAEQNACFGSRMGWERPNYFAPPGEDSAIEYAWGKQNWLPWSAAEQRATRTAVAVFDQTSFSKYLVTGRDAVAALQWICTNDVDVPVGRAVYTGLLNERGTYESDLTVTRTGPHTYLLVSSSATTERDQDWIRKNVPAGADVHIVDVTSAYAVFGVMGPRSRDVLSRLSDADLGDGAFGFGDSRELTIGSATVRATRITYVGELGWELYVPAEFAVGVYEDLMSAGSDLGVANAGYYAIESMRLEKGYRAFGRELTPDYGPVEAGLTFACKLKTDIDFLGREAVEKAKAAGPRRRLVSFVVSDAEPMLWGGELLLRDGGAAGIVTSAAWAAATGACVGLAYVSAPDGVVANRDWVGGGTYSVDVGGTTYPVEVSLRPPYDPANERIR
- a CDS encoding isocitrate lyase/PEP mutase family protein, coding for MPQTDRTERARAFARLHRATHPLVLPNAWDVSSALAVRRAGAAAVATTSAGHAWSLGRNDGGDLDVDGVVTLLARIVAAVDVPVTADIESGYADGQDALARNMAAILDTGVVGINIEDSDAGSLRAAADQAARIETVRRAAAAAGVPLFVNARIDTYFVDGFPDDERADQTLARATAYVDAGADGVFVPGLVDLPALSELTGALDVPVNVMLQPGAPSVADLAAAGVRRISVGPALHAVAVAAVEAAATELLGNGMYPV
- a CDS encoding LapA family protein; this encodes MTEQHDRGQGTPLRIRPKTVIGVVIAVLALVFVFQNTGKGQVDFLFWSVSMPAWIWLLVIFAAGVVVGSNFPWLRRRRAKDPG
- a CDS encoding deoxyribonuclease IV; its protein translation is MTSAGSTSDAVSIGAHVDQTDPIAEARARGADLVQIFLGDPQGYKGPEWAHAGGSEGLKADAEAAGIDLYVHAPYLINVATTNNRIRIPSRKLLQQHVDAAASIGAKGLIVHGGHVNKTDDPEKGFDNWRKAIAATDIKLPVLIENTAGGDNAMTRYLERIARVWDAISAAEGFEQVGFCLDTCHAHAGGNPLDTVVDDVRAITGRIDLVHCNDSRDEFDSGADRHANLGAGLIDPDLLAGVVRDAGAPVVCETPGDADEHGADIAWLRERLA
- a CDS encoding ABC transporter substrate-binding protein, with product MNFAVRRTAALLATGLFALAGCGSDSSDADSGGGATGDASAYPVTVETSFGSVEIEEPPERVVTIGFSDQDFALALGVEPVGVREFLGYDAPNRPWAPVSVRGKEIPTVGAEELDVEDVAALQPDLILGLNSYIDEQTYDLLDDIAPTVAEPETAAPTWQDQTLTTGKALGLEDEAEALVAETKQRFATVREEHPEFDGASAAFGFGVGSGAVYAMGTDDYRTGWLTDLGFELPDKSGELSEEKLEPLDQDVLAIEAANQDLTGSELFQSLDVVESNRTVDLGQFSDDFAGALGFNSPLSLPYVLEVAVPRLAAATDDDPSTKPAPYPKD
- the rplI gene encoding 50S ribosomal protein L9; this translates as MKLILTHEVANLGAPGDVVEVKDGYGRNFLMPRGYALRWTRGAEKQIDSIKKARTVREVRDVAHAEEIRAQIEGVTLKLRERVGEGGRLFGSVTVSEIAAALKDQTGIDVDKRRIEVGNAIKSIGGHTVTVSIHDEVSAKLALDVAAAS
- the rpsR gene encoding 30S ribosomal protein S18, giving the protein MAKPVIRKPKKKQNPLLTAGVTYIDYKDTALLRKFISDRGKIRARRVTGVSVQEQRKIATAIKNAREMALLPYTSTTR